Proteins encoded in a region of the Panicum hallii strain FIL2 chromosome 3, PHallii_v3.1, whole genome shotgun sequence genome:
- the LOC112884351 gene encoding uncharacterized protein LOC112884351, with translation MAPEDAPLSAAAFRGQQADAALAVALLAAKSEASAAQERVRVAALAWERERATADALALRVAEAERYLRISSGQPVDPEHGASSSFLAPPARSGARYDPTNPMVAQLHLQAAAVQNIRALVSVLLDPASSSYGRWRDQVLLTLRRYALDDHVLVDSPIEARDVVWLRLDSVAMSWIFGTISLDLQDLVRTHGGTARQAWVALEGQFLGNAEYRALQLDTTFRTFVQGDLSVGEYCWRMKSMADALHDLGDPVSDRVLVLNVLRGLSSTYDHLKSWIARQRPFPTFLQVWDDLALEEITRGLAPGSSSPNPAALVAAPATSLLGAAPARQTGGGGGRGRRRRRGGGGGTGGPAPGGTGTGGGRRGAPTPAPAPAPAPGGTPWPSFSNPWSGRISMWPFQGPAGGGGGGFVLSSSRRPCSLVLLHSSRRPGPRPLSPASSRPGLGGGARPLWRSPLAPWD, from the coding sequence ATGGCGCCCGAGGATGCGCCGCTCTCCGCCGCTGCCTTCCGTGGGCAGCAGGCCGACGCCGCTCTCGCCGTGGCCCTCCTCGCCGCCAAGTCGGAGGCTTCGGCGGCCCAGGAGCGGGTCCGTGTGGCAGCCCTCGCCTGGGAACGCGAGCGCGCCACGGCCGACGCCCTCGCTCTCCGGGTCGCTGAGGCGGAGCGCTACCTCCGCATCTCCTCCGGCCAGCCCGTCGACCCTGAGCacggcgcctcctcctccttcctggCCCCGCCCGCTAGATCTGGAGCCCGGTACGACCCGACCAACCCCATGGTCGCGCAGCTCCACCTCCAGGCAGCCGCCGTCCAGAACATCAGGGCCCTGGTCTCCGTCCTCCTCGACCCCGCGTCCTCCTCATACGGCCGCTGGCGGGACCAGGTCCTCCTCACCCTCCGCCGCTACGCCCTCGACGACCACGTCCTCGTCGACTCGCCAATCGAGGCGCGGGATGTGGTGTGGCTGCGCCTCGACAGCGTCGCCATGTCCTGGATCTTCGGGACCATCTCCCTGGATCTTCAGGACCTCGTCAGGACCCACGGCGGCACTGCGCGGCAGGCTTGGGTGGCGCTCGAGGGGCAGTTTCTCGGCAACGCCGAGTACCGCGCCCTCCAGCTCGACACCACTTTCCGCACCTTCGTCCAGGGGGACCTCTCCGTCGGTGAGTACTGCTGGCGGATGAAGAGCATGGCTGATGCTCTTCACGACCTCGGGGATCCGGTGTCCGATCGGGTCTTGGTGCTCAATGTCCTACGGGGCCTGAGTAGCACCTACGACCACCTGAAGAGCTGGATCGCCCGCCAGAGGCCCTTTCCCACCTTCCTGCAGGTCTGGGACGACCTCGCCCTTGAGGAGATCACCAGGGGTCTCGCGCCCGGATCCTCCTCGCCCAACCCCGCCGCGCTCGTTGCTGCTCCTGCCACCTCCCTCCTTGGTGCTGCTCCCGCCAGGCAGACCGGAGGAGGTGGGGGCCGTGGACGTCGCCGGCgacggggtggtggtggtggcactgGTGGCCCTGCTCCTGGGGGTACTGGTACCGGTGGGGGCCGTCGGGGCGCGCCGACCCCGGCTCCCGCTCCTGCCCCTGCCCCTGGAGGTACGCCCTGGCCATCCTTCAGCAACCCATGGTCAGGGCGCATCTCGATGTGGCCGTTCCAGGgtccggcggggggggggggggggggcttcgTCCTCAGCTCCAGCCGGCGGCCATGTTCACTGGTGCTGCTCCACTCTTCGCGCCGTCCTGGACCCCGCCCGCTCAGCCCAGCCAGCAGCCGACCTGGCCTGGGGGGTGGGGCCAGGCCGCTCTGGCGCAGTCCTTTAGCACCATGGGACTGA